TATGGATCGTATCGAGCAGCAGTACGGTATCGATTGGAAGCTGGTCAGGATAATCGATCATCCTGACGCGCACTTTCGCAAATTTAAATCCGTAAAGTTCCTTGAAACCATATATCTGCAGCACCTCGATAATGTCACCGTTGGCAATAAAACCTGCCGCATCGGTGTCTTTCAGCCAAAAATAATTGTTCTTCACGACCATCAGCAAATCCCCCGCAGACAGTTCGCTTTCCTTGTCGAGGATGCGTGTGCGGATCTGCTGGTTGTATTGATTCGCGCGTTTATTGGAACGCACGATGAAGGCCGTGTCCTCGATGCCAATATTTCCATAAGCCGACTGTATCGCGTCCTGGATGTCATCCCCATTTGTAAGTCGGATGATGTCATTGAAACCATCCAGGCTGAAACGGAAATCCTCAAAAAAATCTTCCTGCAGCCGATCGCGCAACCCGGTGGCATTGTAGAGGATCCCTGAATTTTCCTCCTGCCGCATGACCTCGTCGAGTTCGATGTGAAAGACTTCCTTATAATAATTCGCAGACAGGCTTTGGATGTCAAGCGCCGGGGAGATTTCCAGGTTCACCGGCGGCAGCTGCGCCGTATCGCCCAACAGGATCATCTTGCACCCGCTGCCCGAATAAATGTATGAAATAAGGTCATCGAGCAGCGAGCCGTTTTGATACATCTTGCTGTCTGAAGCCGAATCAGAGATCATCGATGCCTCGTCGACTATGAAGATGGTGTTCTTATGTTTGTTGGCCTGTAGCGTAAATGACACCCCGCCCGCCTGTTTCTTTGGAAAATAAATCTTCTTGTGTATCGTCAGGGCCTGTTTGCGCGAATAATTAGCAATCACTTTGGCTGCCCTTCCCGTCGGCGCTAAAAGCACATACTTCCTGCCGGCGGCCTGCAGGTTGTTCACGATTGCCGAGATCACCGTCGTTTTACCCGTACCCGCGTAACCCTTGAGCACGAAAATCTCGTCGGGCTTGTCGTTCGTTACAAATTCCGAGACCTGTTGAAAGAAAATATCCTGTTTTACTGTTGGCTGGAATGGAAAATTCCGGGAAAGGATGGCATAAAATTCGCGTGCGGTCATGCGCCAAAGGTAGCGAAAAAGTTGCTGGTTCAAGGGACAGCATTTGGGCCGACCGCGTGAGGGATGGCAGCGGCATCCTTTTTATTTTACGGAGTGCAGCGCAGGAAAATAAAAAGATACAGCGGACAGCCCGACCCGAGGCACGAGGGGCACGCCCGAAATACGTGGCAAGCTCTTAATTCCCGATTGAAATCCTGAACCCATAACCTGCCGCGTGGCCTGCAGCATCCAAAAAAAAACCGTAAGTTTGCGGCAGTCAATCCAATTTATGTCGGCGAGCAGCATCACTGAAAAAAATTACAAAAAACTCATCATCCGCGCGGGGCTGGAAGGCTTTTCGTTTGCGGTGGCCGATACGCTCAACGAGCGCGTACTGTCATTTGACGAGGTGGATTTTACAACTTATCCGAAAACGCACAAGGTTGAGGAGCATTATTGGAAAGCGTTCCTGGAGTACCGTGAGCTAACGCGGATGTATGACGAGGTTTTTGTCCTGCACGACAACGCCCTGAATGCCTTTGTGCCGTCGGCGCTGTTCGACGAAGCATATGCAGGCAGTTACCTGCAATACAACACCAAAGTTTTTGAAACCGATTTTTTCGCGTTTGATACCATAGAAAGCCCTGAAATTAAGAATGTTTACGTGCCTTACGTGAACATCAACAACTTCCTGATCGATCAGTTTGGGCCGTTTGAATACAGGCATTCCAATACGGTTTTGGTGACAGCGTTGCTCAATTTGTCGCGCAATGTCGAGGACAAGCTGGTCTTCGTCCATTTTGACAGGCAGCATTTTGAAATTGTCGTGGTACAGAACCGGAAACTGGTGTTTTTCAATTCATTCGAATACCAGAATGAGGCCGATTTCATTTACTACCTGCTTTTCACGGCAGAGCAGCTGAACCTCAACCCTGAAACCCTCAAACTGCAGCTGCTGGGCAACATCAGCGAGGACAGTGATCTTTTCCGGATGGCCTACAAGTATGTGCGGCATGTGTCGCTTGCGGACGTATCGACTTTGCAGCGCCGCAATGATTTTTCCGCCGCGCAGAATCTCAGGCACTTTATCCTTTTTCAGTCATGAGGATCATTTCAGGCAAATACAAGGGCAGGCGCATCAGTCCGCCGAAAAACCTCCCGGTGCGTCCAACCACCGACATGAGCAAGGAAGCGTTGTTCAATATCATCAACAACCATTTTAATTTCAGCGGTCTCAAAGTGCTGGACCTGTTTGCAGGAACGGGCAACATCAGTTATGAGTTTGCCTCGCGCGGCAGCGCACCGATTGTGAGCGTTGACGGTGATTTTGGCTGCACCCGATTTATAAAACAGACTGCTGCTGCATTTGATTTTGACATCACGCCCATAAAAAACGATGTGTTCAAATTTCTTGAGAAACACAGCAGTGCCTACGATTTTATCTTCGCCGATCCGCCGTATGGAATGGATCAGGCGCAATTCGATAAGATCGTTACTACGGTATTTGACAATGGATTGCTTGAAGAGGATGGCATGATGGTCATCGAACATTCGAAGTATACGCCGTTGAGGCACCTTCCAAATTTCTCTTTTGAGAAAAGCTACGGCGGTTCGTTCTTTTCTTTCTTCGAATTTGAATCAGCAGTCACTGATGACGATGACGACGATGCGGAAGAGGAATAGTCAGTTCGGAAAACCTATATACTAGACGCGGTAAGTTTTAAAAAAATGCAGGCCTGTAAGCCGGATTCTGTATCCTGATGCATACCAGGACCCTTATCATTTATCTGGCTCCGCTGTTGCCAGCGAAATCTATCTTTCTACCCTTCGGCAACGGACGGGACGCCCTTAAATGCCGATATACTTGAAATTTCACCGCATAGAGTTTACCTGGTTTCACTACAGCATGACCTGTACATACTTTCTGTTGCACTTGTCCTGAACCCGATTTGCATCGGGAACGACGGGCGTTACCCGCTATGCCTCCCTGTGGTGTCCGGACTTTCCTCCCCTGATTTACTCAGGAGCGATAAGGCGGCCTGCGGCGCAAAGCTACGACAATTCAATGATGGGAATAGTATAAAGCCGGGTTAAAATCTCGTAAATTGATTTAACAGTTCCTTCTGCACATCTGGAAAGTGATGTTGTAATTTTATGGCTACAAGATTTACAAACCTAAAAACGATAGTCATGGAACGTCAAATGTATCATTATGCCACAGTCTCTAAGGCATTGGAAGAATTAAAGGAAAAAGGATTTACTACAGATTTTAACATCCAGGAAAAACGCATCACCGACCACCCGGATGATTTCGAAATCGTACACATTTACCGTTATGAAGGCGAGAGCGATCCGGGTGATGAAGCCACGGTGTATGGCATTAAGGCCAGTGATGGCGAGCGCGGGGTGTTTGTTGCAGGCGACTTGTCAATGGGCGAAAAAAGCGCCACCAGCGTCCTGAACGACCTGAGCATCCGCGGCAGGGAAAACCGTCCTGAACAAAACTAATTTCCCCTGATGAACAGGCTGCAATCCAAATTAGAGAAAATAGGCCGTGACCCAAAAGTGACTGCCCGGGCGGTAGGACTTCGGTATGCGGCCAATCTCGAAAAAGGCTACCACCGAGTCAAATCAGGCGACGGCTTTCACTACCTTGATGAAAACCGACGTAAAGTCAGGAACAAAGCCGTACTGGAACGATTCAAGAAACTGGTGATTCCCCCTGCCTGGGAGAATG
The nucleotide sequence above comes from Flavobacterium magnum. Encoded proteins:
- a CDS encoding ATP-dependent DNA helicase; amino-acid sequence: MTAREFYAILSRNFPFQPTVKQDIFFQQVSEFVTNDKPDEIFVLKGYAGTGKTTVISAIVNNLQAAGRKYVLLAPTGRAAKVIANYSRKQALTIHKKIYFPKKQAGGVSFTLQANKHKNTIFIVDEASMISDSASDSKMYQNGSLLDDLISYIYSGSGCKMILLGDTAQLPPVNLEISPALDIQSLSANYYKEVFHIELDEVMRQEENSGILYNATGLRDRLQEDFFEDFRFSLDGFNDIIRLTNGDDIQDAIQSAYGNIGIEDTAFIVRSNKRANQYNQQIRTRILDKESELSAGDLLMVVKNNYFWLKDTDAAGFIANGDIIEVLQIYGFKELYGFKFAKVRVRMIDYPDQLPIDTVLLLDTIHSESPSLTYEESNRLYQEVLADYEDEKAQFRKLLKVKENEYFNALQVKFSYAMTCHKSQGGQWTTVFVEQPYLPDGPNRDYVRWLYTAMTRAREKLYLIGFKDEYFDND
- a CDS encoding DUF3822 family protein, with translation MSASSITEKNYKKLIIRAGLEGFSFAVADTLNERVLSFDEVDFTTYPKTHKVEEHYWKAFLEYRELTRMYDEVFVLHDNALNAFVPSALFDEAYAGSYLQYNTKVFETDFFAFDTIESPEIKNVYVPYVNINNFLIDQFGPFEYRHSNTVLVTALLNLSRNVEDKLVFVHFDRQHFEIVVVQNRKLVFFNSFEYQNEADFIYYLLFTAEQLNLNPETLKLQLLGNISEDSDLFRMAYKYVRHVSLADVSTLQRRNDFSAAQNLRHFILFQS
- a CDS encoding RsmD family RNA methyltransferase; amino-acid sequence: MRIISGKYKGRRISPPKNLPVRPTTDMSKEALFNIINNHFNFSGLKVLDLFAGTGNISYEFASRGSAPIVSVDGDFGCTRFIKQTAAAFDFDITPIKNDVFKFLEKHSSAYDFIFADPPYGMDQAQFDKIVTTVFDNGLLEEDGMMVIEHSKYTPLRHLPNFSFEKSYGGSFFSFFEFESAVTDDDDDDAEEE